A window from Acidithiobacillus sp. encodes these proteins:
- a CDS encoding transcriptional initiation protein Tat, giving the protein MSGFDNLLTRREAIQRAILGAGVVTVGAMGASASAMAAGMSGNPGNLLPSGSASLQELSNRLATAPRRRDFKSVPMILTDPDQWDSEALNEVLHYAGGPKQVWDNTALKSPWLNLMRNAMNCQIWSFKHADFLCVSATHGTAHFALYDNYIWDKYLSTLTKGKWKSNVWLKEPPASAANPADFEDSKGAFSPHDNSIAVLQRRGAVFLACHNEVWELTMGLLKKGINPDHLAHEQIAAEFTNHLIPGAILTPGIVGTLPELQLAGFQYAK; this is encoded by the coding sequence ATGTCAGGCTTTGACAACCTATTAACCCGCAGGGAAGCAATACAACGTGCGATACTGGGTGCAGGTGTGGTAACGGTGGGTGCTATGGGCGCCAGCGCGAGCGCCATGGCTGCGGGGATGAGCGGGAACCCAGGCAACTTGCTACCGAGCGGATCTGCTAGCCTTCAGGAATTGAGCAACCGACTCGCAACAGCCCCAAGGCGCCGGGATTTTAAGAGTGTCCCGATGATTCTCACTGACCCGGACCAATGGGACAGCGAGGCGTTGAACGAGGTGCTTCACTATGCAGGCGGCCCTAAACAGGTTTGGGATAACACCGCCTTGAAAAGCCCGTGGCTCAATCTCATGCGTAATGCCATGAACTGCCAGATATGGTCTTTCAAACATGCGGATTTCCTCTGCGTGTCTGCCACTCACGGAACGGCGCACTTTGCCCTGTACGATAACTACATCTGGGACAAATATCTCTCTACGCTCACCAAAGGGAAATGGAAAAGCAACGTATGGCTGAAAGAGCCCCCCGCTTCCGCAGCCAACCCGGCTGACTTTGAGGATTCAAAGGGCGCGTTTTCACCGCATGACAATAGCATAGCGGTGCTGCAGCGGCGCGGCGCAGTCTTTCTGGCCTGTCACAACGAAGTCTGGGAGCTCACCATGGGCCTCCTCAAAAAAGGCATCAATCCGGACCATCTCGCCCACGAGCAAATAGCGGCGGAATTCACCAACCACCTCATTCCCGGCGCGATCCTGACACCGGGCATCGTGGGTACCTTGCCGGAGTTGCAGCTGGCTGGATTCCAGTACGCGAAATAA
- a CDS encoding TQO small subunit DoxD yields the protein MATTRSNTAPQDSGNRSWRLAAIALLTIRFVQGWIYWGGGTRRFIYGPQKLDVHGHWMAYKFQTAMPGALLGTDHLVAFLLHHFTLLYAGVILFSAVEMIAGFMLIIGLYTRLAAVATIGLSFVLMLLFGWQGATCIDEWTMASSNFAMGITLVLAGSGAYSIDNWLLARNPSLANSGLFRWLGGSLPLPLSDGAFKKLALGLFWIAVVFIVATYSYYRGSVITPFHGGPVSPAKHHWKLDHGVLQNDGSIKFHAYVNAGVAAEPSNVLEAVLVDSKTGKVVERWDSAALSSLPKSAFVNDFAYQQIHTGKFGITGPVGAQAMIHLPPATQNMAPLPQSSYILQLESVNGHIWKVDLQY from the coding sequence ATGGCAACTACAAGGTCAAACACCGCCCCACAAGACTCGGGCAATCGCAGCTGGCGACTCGCCGCCATCGCCCTGCTCACGATTCGCTTCGTTCAAGGATGGATTTACTGGGGCGGTGGCACCAGACGCTTCATCTATGGCCCGCAAAAACTGGATGTACACGGCCATTGGATGGCCTACAAGTTCCAGACAGCCATGCCCGGCGCATTGCTCGGCACAGACCATCTGGTGGCTTTTCTATTGCATCATTTCACCCTGCTCTACGCCGGAGTGATCCTCTTCAGCGCTGTCGAGATGATTGCCGGTTTCATGCTCATCATCGGCCTCTACACCCGTTTGGCGGCCGTGGCCACCATTGGCCTGTCTTTCGTACTGATGCTGCTCTTCGGCTGGCAGGGCGCCACCTGTATCGACGAATGGACCATGGCGTCCTCCAATTTTGCCATGGGTATCACTCTGGTGTTGGCAGGGTCCGGGGCCTACTCGATAGACAATTGGCTCTTGGCGCGCAATCCGAGCCTGGCCAATAGCGGCCTGTTCCGCTGGCTGGGAGGTAGCCTGCCTCTGCCCTTGAGCGATGGCGCGTTCAAAAAGCTGGCTCTGGGTTTGTTTTGGATCGCGGTGGTCTTCATCGTTGCCACCTACAGTTATTACCGCGGTTCGGTCATTACTCCCTTCCATGGCGGCCCGGTAAGCCCGGCCAAGCACCACTGGAAATTGGATCATGGCGTCCTACAGAACGATGGCAGCATAAAATTCCACGCCTATGTCAACGCTGGCGTGGCTGCAGAACCATCCAATGTGCTCGAAGCTGTGCTGGTGGACAGTAAAACTGGAAAAGTGGTGGAGAGGTGGGATAGCGCTGCTCTATCTTCCTTGCCAAAAAGCGCTTTTGTGAATGATTTTGCTTACCAGCAAATTCACACCGGGAAATTCGGGATCACCGGACCTGTCGGTGCGCAAGCCATGATCCATCTCCCTCCAGCGACTCAGAATATGGCACCATTGCCGCAGAGCTCCTACATCCTGCAACTTGAATCGGTGAATGGGCATATCTGGAAGGTGGACCTGCAGTACTAG
- a CDS encoding NRAMP family divalent metal transporter, protein MSNVSEHHATPSEADVLQQLPEDVRERIKDRWRIYQLRHHPSWWRRLLLFMSLIGPGILVMIADNDAGGVITYAQTGAMYGIGFFIPFLLLMIPVAYVVQEMTVRLGAVTHRGHAEMIWGRYGAFWGVFSLLDLTVANVLTLVTEFIGIRVGMSVFSVPPVLSVTLAWIFVAVTMIFLHYHTWERLALWIAAGNIVFVPLAIAAHPDWGQVIAAVGNWHIPVGTAVGAFTYVILANLGTTIAPWMLFFQQSSVVDKGLTVNDIPSGQADTAFGSLSMGIIAIAIVILTGTLAYGHTNTAQFDIQAILHLLRQSNLGSIGTALFALGLVESGLIAAIAITASTSWAVGEALKLPRSLNLKPQRALPFYLSGILSAGMAAMVVLIPHIPLGFLNLTVQVIASIFMPAAMLFLLMLLNDREIMGSYVNRRWQNYSAFTIVGFLILANAVYGYTVVFPSV, encoded by the coding sequence ATGTCGAATGTGTCCGAACATCACGCAACGCCCAGCGAGGCGGATGTGTTGCAGCAATTACCCGAGGACGTGCGGGAGCGCATCAAGGATCGCTGGCGGATTTATCAGCTCCGCCATCATCCCTCCTGGTGGCGACGACTACTGCTGTTTATGAGTCTGATCGGGCCAGGCATTTTGGTGATGATCGCTGATAACGATGCCGGCGGCGTCATCACCTACGCCCAGACTGGGGCGATGTACGGTATCGGTTTTTTTATTCCCTTCCTGTTGCTCATGATCCCGGTAGCCTATGTGGTGCAGGAGATGACCGTACGACTTGGCGCTGTGACCCATCGAGGGCATGCCGAGATGATCTGGGGGCGTTATGGCGCCTTTTGGGGGGTGTTTTCCCTGCTGGATTTGACGGTGGCGAATGTCCTGACGCTGGTGACGGAGTTTATCGGCATCCGTGTGGGCATGAGCGTGTTCTCCGTGCCGCCGGTCCTTTCGGTCACGTTGGCTTGGATATTTGTCGCGGTGACCATGATTTTTTTGCATTACCATACCTGGGAGCGGCTGGCGTTGTGGATCGCTGCGGGTAATATCGTTTTTGTGCCCCTGGCTATCGCGGCGCACCCGGACTGGGGCCAGGTGATTGCTGCGGTGGGCAACTGGCACATTCCAGTGGGGACCGCAGTAGGCGCCTTTACCTATGTCATACTTGCCAATCTCGGAACGACCATCGCGCCGTGGATGCTCTTTTTTCAGCAATCCTCGGTCGTTGATAAGGGCCTGACGGTCAATGACATCCCCAGCGGCCAGGCCGATACCGCCTTCGGAAGTCTTTCCATGGGGATCATCGCCATTGCCATTGTCATCTTGACGGGTACCCTGGCGTATGGGCACACCAATACCGCCCAGTTCGACATACAGGCGATCCTCCACCTGTTACGGCAGAGCAATCTGGGCAGTATCGGAACCGCGCTGTTCGCTCTGGGTCTCGTCGAGTCCGGGCTGATTGCCGCCATTGCCATTACGGCAAGCACTTCCTGGGCGGTGGGCGAAGCGCTCAAACTCCCTCGGAGTCTGAACCTCAAGCCACAACGGGCCTTGCCCTTTTATCTGTCCGGCATTTTGAGCGCCGGGATGGCGGCCATGGTGGTCCTGATCCCCCACATCCCCCTGGGGTTTTTGAACCTCACCGTGCAGGTGATTGCATCCATATTCATGCCGGCGGCAATGTTGTTTCTGCTCATGCTGCTGAATGATCGCGAGATCATGGGGAGCTATGTGAATCGGCGCTGGCAGAATTATTCAGCTTTCACCATTGTTGGTTTTCTTATTCTGGCCAATGCCGTTTATGGCTATACCGTCGTCTTCCCATCCGTCTGA